The Streptomyces lienomycini sequence GCGCACCAGCGGCCCAAGCTGGAGGTGTACGACGACTCGCTCTTCGCCGTCCTCAAGCCGGTCGTGTACGAGCCGGACAGCGACGCCGTCTCCACCGGCGAACTCATGATCTTCCTGGGTGACGCGTTCGCGGTCGTCGTCCGGCACGGGGAGGGGGCCCCGCTCAAGGCCGTACGGCGGCGTCTGGAGCACGAGCCCGAACTGCTCGGCAAGGGCCCCACGGCGGTGCTGTACGCGATCGCCGACGCCGCCGTCGACCACTATCTGGAGGTGGCGGTCGAACTGCAGACCGACCTGGAGGAGCTGGAGGCCGAGGTCTTCTCGCCGGAGGGCGGCGGGTCCCGGCACACCGCGTCCCGCATCTACACCTTCAAGCGGCAGGTACTGGAGTTCCGCCGGGCGACCGGCCCGCTGGCGCCGCCGCTGGCCCGGCTGGCCGGGACGGGGGCGTACGGGGGCACGGTGCCGTTCGTGAACGACAGGGCGCGGCCGTTCTTCCGGGACGTGAGCGACCACCTGACGCGCGTGAACGAGTCGGTGGAGGGCCTGGACCGGCTGGTGTCGGACATCCTGTCGGCGCATCTGGCGCAGACGAGTGTCCGGCAGAACGACGACATGCGGAAGATCTCCGCGTGGGCGGCGATGGCGGCGGTCCCCACGATGCTCGCGGGGGTCTACGGCATGAACTTCGACCACATGCCGGAGTTGCACTGGGTGGGGGGCTACCCGGCGGTGATCGCGCTGATGGCCGTCCTGGAGGTGCTGCTGTACCGGCAGTTCAAGCGCCGCGGCTGGTTGTAGGGCCGACGGGCCGGGCGGGTCAGGCGACCTCGGGGGCCACGGCGGGGGGTCCGCCGAGCGCGTCGCGCCGTTCGGGTGCCCGCAGGGTCACCATGCGGCGCCAGCCGGCCAGCCGCTCCGCGGCGTACATCGCGTGGATGCCCGCCGCGAGCAGCACCGACCGGGGGCGAGACCAGCCGAGGATGCGCCCCATGCGGGCCATCACCGCGAGGCTGACGTCGCGGTGGACGCGGATCTCGGCGTGCGCGCACTCGCGCAGCGTCCGCCGGATGTACGGGCCGTGTCCGGCGGCGGCGTAGCGCAGCAGTTCCTCGTGGGAGTAGGCGAGGTGGTTGTCCTCGTCGGCCGAGATCATCCGGATCGCACGGCCCAGGTCCGGGTGGTCGGCGAAGTGCCTGAGGAGCATCGCCATCTGCTCGGCGGCGCGCTGCTCGGTGACCCTGCTGTGGGCGAGGTAGGTGATGACGTCCCGCACGGTGAGGGGCCGGTCGGCCCTGAGCTTCTCGTGGGCGAGGCCGATGCCGTGCCGCTCCAGGAGGGCGGTGTAGTCGGTCTGGGGCGGTACGTCGACGGGTTCGAGGCCGCGCTTTTTGAGCAGGGCGTTGAAGATCCGGCCGTGCTTGTCCTCGTCGGCGCCGTGCCGGGTGATCTTGGGGGCGAGGTCGCGTTCGCTCTCGGGCACCAGTTCCGCGATGCGCGCGTTCTCCCAGCCTCCCTGGGACTCGCCGCTGGCCGCGATGGAGCAGAAGAGCCGGAACGACTCGTCGTTGTCGAGGATCTCCTGGAAAAGGCTCTTGGCCGAAAGCATCGGGGGGCACCTCTCTGCCGCTGCGTGGTCCGCAGGTTCCGCACACTCCGCGATGCACGAGTCAACTGCGGGGCAGGGGGCGCGGCAACAGGTGCGGTGGACGGCTCCGCCGAACGAAGGACGCCGGGCGCGCGCGGGGGCGTAACCACGCGCGCGTGGGCGCGTTGTTCTTCGTGACGGCCGTGGCGGGGAAGACCCCCGAGCCCCCACCACGGCCGCAGAACTTCTCCGCGGTGCTACGCCAGTCCGGCGCGCTCCAGGGCCTCGGTGCCGGCGCGCAGGGCGGCGAGCCGCTCGTCCAGGGTGAAGCCCGCGGGGGCGAGGGTCAGGGTGGTGACACCGGCCGCGGCGTAGGCCTTCATCCGGTCGGCGATGCGGTCGACGGAGCCGAGCAGCGTCGTCCGGTCGATCAGCTCGTGCGGTACGGCCTCGGCGGCGCCCTGCTTGTCGCCGGAGAGGTACTTGTCCTGGATGTCGGCGGCCGCCCGCTCGTAGCCCATGCGCTGGGCGAGCTGGTTGTAGAAGTTCTGCTTGCGGCTGCCCATGCCGCCGACGTAGAGCGCGGTGTACGGCCGGAAGGTGTCGGCGAGTGCGGTGACGTCCTTGTCTTCACCCAGGGCGAGCGGCAGCGTCGGGCAGATGTCGAACCCGTCGAGGGTCTTGCCCGCCTTCTCGCGTCCGGCGCGCAGGTGCTTGACCGCGGTCTCCTCCAGGTGGTCGGCGGAGGGGAAGATGAGCAGGGCGCCGTCGGCGATCTCGCCGGTCTGCTCCAGGTTCTTCGGGCCGATGGCCGCGACGTACAGCGGGATGTGCTCGCGCTGCGGGTGCACGGTCAGCTTGATCGGCTTGCCGGGGCCGCCGGGCAGCGGCAGCGTCCAGTGCTGTCCTTCGTAGGACAGCCGTTCCCGGGTCATCGCCTTGCGGACGATCTCGACGTACTCGCGGGTGCGGGCGAGCGGCTTGTCGAACTTGACGCCGTACCAGCCCTCGGAGACCTGCGGTCCCGACACGCCGAGGCCGAGGCGGAAGCGGCCCTTGGACAGGGAGTCCAGGGTGGCGGCGGTCATCGCGGTCATCGCGGGCTGGCGGGCCGGGATCTGGAAGATCGCCGAGCCCACGTCGATGCGCTCGGTCTGGGCGGCGACCCAGGTCAGCACGGTGGCCGCGTCGGAGCCGTAGGCCTCGGCGGCCCAGCACACGGCGTATCCGAGCCGGTCGGCCTCCTGGGCCACGGCCAGATTGTCCGCGTCCATTCCGGCACCCCAGTAGCCGAGGTTGATCCCGAGCTGCATGGCCGATTCCCCTTACCGATCAGTAACGTGGCTGGTGTCCCGACCTTAGCGCGCGGAATTCGGTTGTCCACAGGCCCCCACAGCGCAAGCGGCGGCCAGTAATGTCGGCGTTCATGGAGCAGAGGCATCTCGGCCGCACCGGCCTGCGCGTGTCCCGCATCGGTCTCGGCACCCTGACCTGGGGCCGGGACACGGACGAGCACTACGCCGCGGACCTCTTGAAGACCTTCTGGGAAGCGGGCGGGACCCTCGTCGACACCGCGGACGTCTACGGCGACGGGGAGTCGGAGTATCTGCTGGGCCGGATCATGGAGGGGCTGGTGCCGCGCCGGGACCTGGTGGTCTCGACCAAGGCCGGCAGCGTGCCGGACCCCGACCGCCGCTTCGACGGCTCGCGTGCCCATCTGCTCTCCGCGCTGGACGCCTCCCTCGCCCGTCTGGGCACCGACCACGTCGACGTGTGGCACCTGCACGCCTTCGACCCGCACACTCCGCTGGAGGAGACGCTGCACGCCCTGGACGTGGCGGTGAGCAGCGGCCGGGCACGTTATGCGGGGGTCTCCAACTTCTGCGGCTGGCAGCTCGCCAAGGCGGCGACCTGGCAGCTGGCGGCGCCGGGCGTCCGCAACCGGGTGGCGAGCACCCAGATGGAGTACTCGCTGCTCCAGCGGGGCGTCGAGCGGGAGGTGCTGCCGGCCGCCCTGGACCTGGGCGTCGGGCTGCTGCCCTCGTCCCCGCTGGGCCGCGGGGTGCTCACCGGCAAGTACCGCAAGGACGCGACGCCGTCGGGCTCGCGGGGCGCCTCGGACCATCTGGCGCCGTTCGTCGAGCCCTACCTCGACGACACGGCCGGGCGCATCGTGGACGCGGTGGCGACCGCGGCGGACGGGCTGGCGGTGACGCCGCTGCAGGTCGCCCTCGCCTGGGTGCGCGACCGGCCCGGGGTGGTCGCCCCGATCATCGGCCCGCGCAACGCGCAGCAGCTCACGGCGGCGTTGTCAGTGGAGACCCTTAGTCTTCCTGACGAGATCTGCCGGGCGCTCGACGACGTGTCGGCGCCGGTGCACCGCTATCCCGATCACGACTGGAGCACGCTGTGAGCACGGAGCCCGAGCCCGCCACCGAGGACACCGCGGACGCCGTGGACACCGGGCCGGAGACCCCGGGCACCGTGGGCGAGGCCTGGGCGGCCGCCCAGGCCGGGCCGTCGGCGGACCCAGCCGTCGGCCGCACGGCCGAGCCGGAGGACGACGTCGCCGCCGGGGAGAGCGGCGGTGGCACCCCGGGAGCGAGGCCGCCGAGCCGGCGGACGGAGAGGGCCCGGTCGGGGCCCGGGAGGGCGGCGAGGGCGCGGGCGCGCAGGTGTCCGAGGGCGAGGCCGAGCTGGCCGCGCAGCGGGTCGAGCGGGAGCGGATCGAGCGGCGCAGGGCCGAGCGGCAGGGGCCGGTCGACGCGGGGGCAAGCTCAGCGGTACGGCGGCCGACCTGCTCGCCGCGGTACGGGCCGTGGAGAGCGGCGCGAAGCCGGCGGCCGCGGTCTTCGGCGCCCCCGAGCCCGCCCGCCGCCCCGCCCCGGAGCCGGTACGACAGCCCCGGCCCGCGTCGGCCGCCCCCTCCCCGAGCCCGTGGCGGGGCCTGCGGCGGAGACCGTGCAGGCGGCGCGGCGTGTGCTGGCCGAGGGCGGGGCCCCCGAAGCGCTCGCGCCGGGGATCGCCGCGCTCCTCGGTGAGGGTGCTCAGGAGGCACTGCGCGCGGACCCCTGGCAGCTGCTCCGGGTCGCCGGAGTGCGGCCGGACCAGGCCGACGGGTTCGCCCGCGCGCTGCTCGGCGCGGAGTGCGGTCCGGACGACGAGCGTCGCGGCCGTGCCGTCACCGTGTGGCTCCTGGAGCAGGCGGCGCTGGCCGGGCACACGGCGCTGGAGCTGCCGCGGCTCACGGCCACGCTGGCCCAGCGCGGCGTGCCCGACCCCGAGGCCGCGGTGCAGAGCACGCTCGCCGAGGGTGAGGCGCTGGCCTTCCAGGACGCCCTGGAGGAGACCGGCGCCCGCCCGGCGGACGCGGCCGGCGGCGCCGGGGGCGCGGACGGAAGCGGGGACGGGGAGGAGAGCGAGGAGCGTCCCGTCCGGGTGCTGATCGGGCTGGAGCGGTACGCGCTCGCGGAGGAGAGCCTCGCCGACGGACTGGCCCGGCTGGTCAACTCGGCGCCCCAGCAGGACGGTTCCGCCGCGGACTGGGAGCAGGCCGCCGCCTCCGCTCAGGGCTCCACCGCCGAACTGATCCGTGCCGTCGCCGGACACGGGCTGGTCCTGCACACCGGAGGCGAGGCGTCCCTGGCCGAGCCGGCCGCCCTGCTGCACGCCGCGCACGCCCTGGGGCTGCGGGCCTGGGCCGCCGCGCCCGGGCCGCTCGGCCGCGACCGCTTCGCCGCCCTGCTGGGGACCCGCCCTCCGCGCCGTCCTCCGCGCCGGTCCCCGCCCCGCCCTCCCCGGGTGCCGTCACGGTGGCCGGGCTGCTGACCGGGGCCGAGGGGCCGGGGCGGGACGCCGACGGCGCGCTGGACCTCGACCTGCTGGTCGTGCTCGACGCGCCGCAGCTCGACGTCGAGGCGGGCGCCCTGCTGGCGGAGTCGCTGCCGGACGGGGCCCGGCTGGTGCTGGCCGGTGATCCGGCGGTGCTCTGGTCGGCGGGCCCCGGGCGGGTCTTCGCGGACCTGCTGGCGGCGCGGGCCTGCCCCCAGATCGCCTCGCGTCGGCCCGACCCCGGCCCGCTCGGCGAGCTGGTGTCGGGTGTCGGCATCGGTGAGCTGGGCCAGGTGGAGGCGCCCGGCAAGGAGGTCGTGATCGTCCCGGTGCGGGACGCGGGCGAGGCCGTGCACCGCACCGTCCAGCTCGTGGCGGACTCGGTGCCGCGCGCGATCGGCGTCCCGGCCGAGGAGACCCAGGTCATCACGCCGGGCCACGGCGGCGCCGCGGGCACCCGGGCGCTCAACGCCGCGCTGAAGGAACGGCTGAACCCTGGCCCCGGCCGCTTCGGCGGCTTCGACCCCGGCGACCGGGTCGTCCACTCCCCCGCGCCGGGTCGTACGCGTCCGGGCCTGGTGGTGAAGGCCGACGCCGACGGGCTGCACCTGTCGTGCGCGGGTGAGGCCGTGGTCGTGCCCAGGGACCGGGTGGAGGGATCCGTACGCCACGGATGGGCGCTCACCGCCCACCAGGCGCTGGGCGGCCGGTGGCCCGCGGTGGTGGTGGTGCTGCCCGGCGACGCGGCGCAGGCCCTCAGCCGCCCCTGGGTCTACACGGCGTTCGGCCGCGCCGCGCGGCACCTGTCCGTGGTGCACGGCGTGGAGCAGGCGCTGCCCCGGGCCGTGGCGGAGGTCCCGGCCAAGCCGCGGACGACCCGGCTGTCGGTGCTGCTCGCACCGCAGGTCCCGGTCTCCGGCTGACCCGCCCCCGGCCCTGACCCGTCGCCGGACGCGAGGGCTGTCCGGAGTCGCTGTCACGGGGGAGGGGGAGGACAGCGCCTCCCCCGTCACCCGCCGCTCAGCGACCCGCCTCCAGCCGTGCCGGTGCGCCGTCGCCGTCGGTGTCCCCGTCGGCGTCGGCGTCGGCGTCGCTGTCGCCGTCCGGGTCGGGATCGTCGTCGCCCAGGTGGTCGTCCAGATCGTCCTCGACCTCGTCGACCAGGTCGGGGTCGTAGACCTCCCGGGGCTCCGCCCCGTCCGCCTCGTCGTCGTCGAACTCCTCGTCGAAGACCGCGCTGACGTCGAAGCGGCAGACCACCCGCTGGGGGTCGACCTGTTCGAACGGGTCCTCCAGCCACTCGCCGGGGTCGGCACTCTCGTCCGCGGCCGTCACCCAGAGCGTGGAGTCGCCCTCCTCCAGCCCGAACTCCTTGTGCCGGGAGGCGATCTCGTCCGGCTCGAACTCCCCGAACAGGAGGCCGACGGCCCCGTGCACCGTGCCCGAGGCCCCCACGTCCGGACCCTGTTCGTCCGCCGCCTCGACCCGCCTGGCCTGGGCCATCAGCCGCTGCGGCTCGGCCACGGCGTAGTCGCGGCGGATCAGGACGCTCAGCGCGCTGGGTTCCTCGGGCCCCGTGTAGGGCGGCAGCGTGTCCTCGGTGCCGGGGATCTCGAAGGGGGTGACCTCGTCGTACCGGTCGTAGAGCAGTTCGTCGTAAGCCTCCGCGGCCGCGGCCAGCTCGTTGAACGCGTCGTAGACGGCCGGGTCGTCCTCCCCCGACCGGCGTTCGACCGCGGCCAGGTGGCGGTCGAGCGCGGTCTTGACGGCCTCGGCGGCGGCGCGTACCTCGGCAGCGGTGGGCTGCGCAGCATCAGACATAGTGCAGACGCTATCCGTACCGGGCCCCAGCCCGCACAATAGATTCGATGCCGGAATACGAATTTGTCGATGTGTACCTACCGCGCGGGGTCACCCGCAAGGAGGCGGCACGTCAACTCACGGACCATGCCGAGTACGGACACTGGGAGTTGTACCGCCTGACCCTGCTGCGCGACGGCAGCCGCAAGGTGCGGTTGCGGCGCCGGATCATCCGCCAGGTGCGCGCCACCTGGTGAACCGGTGATCCCGCACGGCAGGGCGCGGGTGACGCGGACGGAGCGGGCCCCGCCGTCGCGGAGCCCGCTGTGTGCGCCCGTGCGCCCGTCTCACGCCGAGGCGCGCGCCTTGCGGTAGAGCACCGTGCCCGCGAGCAGCGCGCCGGCGCCCACCGGCAGGGCGAGGCCCAGCGGCAGTTCGCTGCCGGTCTCGGCGAGCCGCGCGTCACCGGGAGGCTGGGCGACGGTCTGGGTGCCCGGCCCGTTGTCGTCCGTCGAGCCGCCCGGCGTCTCGTCACCCGGGCCGGACGGGTTGTCCGGGGTGCCGGGGTTGCCGGGGTTCTCCGGCGTACCGGGGTTCCCGGGTTCGCCGGGCTTGCCCGGAGGCGTCTCGTCGTCGCCGGGCGGCGTGGAGTGATCCCCGCCACCGCCTCCGTTGTCGCACGCGTTGCCGAGGGCCGGGTTGAGGACACCGACGACGTCGATGCTGTTGCCGCACACGTTCACCGGCACGTCGATCGGCACCTCGACGTGGTTGCCGGAGCCGACGCCCGGCGAGTCCGAGGCGTGACCACCGGCGTGCGACCCGCTGTGCGAGCCCTCGTGCGAGCCGCCCTGGCTGCCGGAGTCGCCGTACCCGCC is a genomic window containing:
- a CDS encoding magnesium and cobalt transport protein CorA, translating into MIVDCAIYRDGHRTDGPEDLSDALGEARGAGGFVWIGLHEPTEEEFALVSQEFALHPLAVEDALKAHQRPKLEVYDDSLFAVLKPVVYEPDSDAVSTGELMIFLGDAFAVVVRHGEGAPLKAVRRRLEHEPELLGKGPTAVLYAIADAAVDHYLEVAVELQTDLEELEAEVFSPEGGGSRHTASRIYTFKRQVLEFRRATGPLAPPLARLAGTGAYGGTVPFVNDRARPFFRDVSDHLTRVNESVEGLDRLVSDILSAHLAQTSVRQNDDMRKISAWAAMAAVPTMLAGVYGMNFDHMPELHWVGGYPAVIALMAVLEVLLYRQFKRRGWL
- a CDS encoding ferritin-like domain-containing protein, producing MLSAKSLFQEILDNDESFRLFCSIAASGESQGGWENARIAELVPESERDLAPKITRHGADEDKHGRIFNALLKKRGLEPVDVPPQTDYTALLERHGIGLAHEKLRADRPLTVRDVITYLAHSRVTEQRAAEQMAMLLRHFADHPDLGRAIRMISADEDNHLAYSHEELLRYAAAGHGPYIRRTLRECAHAEIRVHRDVSLAVMARMGRILGWSRPRSVLLAAGIHAMYAAERLAGWRRMVTLRAPERRDALGGPPAVAPEVA
- a CDS encoding LLM class F420-dependent oxidoreductase, giving the protein MQLGINLGYWGAGMDADNLAVAQEADRLGYAVCWAAEAYGSDAATVLTWVAAQTERIDVGSAIFQIPARQPAMTAMTAATLDSLSKGRFRLGLGVSGPQVSEGWYGVKFDKPLARTREYVEIVRKAMTRERLSYEGQHWTLPLPGGPGKPIKLTVHPQREHIPLYVAAIGPKNLEQTGEIADGALLIFPSADHLEETAVKHLRAGREKAGKTLDGFDICPTLPLALGEDKDVTALADTFRPYTALYVGGMGSRKQNFYNQLAQRMGYERAAADIQDKYLSGDKQGAAEAVPHELIDRTTLLGSVDRIADRMKAYAAAGVTTLTLAPAGFTLDERLAALRAGTEALERAGLA
- a CDS encoding aldo/keto reductase; the protein is MEQRHLGRTGLRVSRIGLGTLTWGRDTDEHYAADLLKTFWEAGGTLVDTADVYGDGESEYLLGRIMEGLVPRRDLVVSTKAGSVPDPDRRFDGSRAHLLSALDASLARLGTDHVDVWHLHAFDPHTPLEETLHALDVAVSSGRARYAGVSNFCGWQLAKAATWQLAAPGVRNRVASTQMEYSLLQRGVEREVLPAALDLGVGLLPSSPLGRGVLTGKYRKDATPSGSRGASDHLAPFVEPYLDDTAGRIVDAVATAADGLAVTPLQVALAWVRDRPGVVAPIIGPRNAQQLTAALSVETLSLPDEICRALDDVSAPVHRYPDHDWSTL
- a CDS encoding DUF5703 family protein, giving the protein MPEYEFVDVYLPRGVTRKEAARQLTDHAEYGHWELYRLTLLRDGSRKVRLRRRIIRQVRATW
- a CDS encoding chaplin, yielding MRQVTRKGLMTMAAATGVLAAAGGAAHADSGAQGATSGSPGVLSGNTVQAPVHVPVNVCGNTVDVVGILNPAMGNACANRGGGASGGHGHGGSGGYGDSGSQGGSHEGSHSGSHAGGHASDSPGVGSGNHVEVPIDVPVNVCGNSIDVVGVLNPALGNACDNGGGGGDHSTPPGDDETPPGKPGEPGNPGTPENPGNPGTPDNPSGPGDETPGGSTDDNGPGTQTVAQPPGDARLAETGSELPLGLALPVGAGALLAGTVLYRKARASA